ATGCCAACCTCCCACTCACGGGGCGGCGCGTCATAGCCATCGACATAGAGATACTCGCGGTCGAGCAGGTTATCGACATCGACATAGAGCTGCATGGCTCCGGGCCGGTAATCCACGCGCAGGTCAACCAGCCCGTATCCCGGCAGGGTCTCCACATTGTCCGTGCGGGAATAGGCCTGGCCGGTGTATTTCAGGTCTGCACGAATGGAGAGGCGGCTGAAGGGCTTGAGCGCGATCTGTCCCGAAAGGGTATGGAATGGAATGGCGGGCAGCCAGAGGCCGGTCTCTTCATTGCGGGCGTGCAGGTAGAGGTACGAAGGGGTCAGTTCGAGCCATGCCGCGGGCTTCCAGGTGAGCGAACTCTCCAGACCCTGATAGATGACTTCACCGAAATTCTCATAGCGGCCCGTGTTGTCGACGGCGCGAACGTAGGTGATGCGGTCGGTGATGTCGCGGCGGAACAGCGACAGCTCCCAATTCAGCTTCTCCGATGGCGTGAACGAGAGGGCAAGGCCCGTCTTCATGGCCCGCTCCATCTGCAAGTCGGGGTTGGAGCGGGTCGTGGAGGTCTCGTTGTAGCGTTGCCGGAAGGTGGGCAGGTTACTGCTGCTGCCCGAGTTCAGCTCGATTTTCCAGGGTTTGCGGCTCCAGGTGACCCCGAGTTCGGGGTTCACGGTGTTGCTGAACGTTGAGTAGAGATTTCCCCGGATACCGGCCACCGCCGACCAGGGGCCATTGGACTGCGAGAACCGCTTCGAAAAAAGCAGCCAGCCTTGCTCTTCCTCCTGCTCGTCGATCGCCGTTCCGCTGGCCTGTTGCCACTCGAATCCGGCGCCTGCCTGAAGTTCTCCGAGAAGGGGAAGCGACACCTTTCTTTTCAGGGTCTGGCCCACCGACTTTACCCGGAGTTGCGAAAAGAAGTCCCGGTCTGAGTCGCTGTTACGGGTGGTGGTTTCCCGGTACCAGCTCCGGCTGTCAAGGCCGTTGAATCTGGCCCCGAACAGCATCGATGAGTCTTCGTAGTTCATGCGGGAGTTGGGCGTCCTCGTTTCGGGATAGCCCCGCAGCCCTTTCTTCTGCTTGCTGTAATCGCCGGAGAGAAAAAGCTCGGTGCCAGAATCGCCCTTGAAATCAAGCCGCAACCCGGCGCGACGCTCCTTGAGGTCGTCGTTGACCGTGAAGCCGTCGTACTCTCTCGCTCCGGCGCTCAGGGTCGCAGAGAAACGGTCGATGCCGCCCTGCAGGGTGATCTCCCCATTTTTTGCTCCATGGTTACCGGCATGAAGGTCAACCGTGCCGCCGAAGCGGGATGACTGCCGGGTGGTGATTTCGATCACGCCACCTTCGGTATTGTCGCCGAACGCCACGCCACCACGCCCCTTGTGCACCACGATTTTCCCAATCCGTTCGACAGGAATCATCGACCACTTCACGGCCCCGGAGTAGGAGGTGGGATCGTTGATGGAGCGACCATCCACCAGCACCTTTACCTGATACGATCCCCTGATGGAGACCGATGTTTCAGTCGCCTTGACGCCCGGAATGCGATTGAGCAGATCCGGGGTATCGGAAGCCTGCATCGATGCTATGTCGGCCTGGCCGATAACCACAGTCTCATCGCCGCGCCCGGATGCACACACCACATCCGAAAGGGCAACCGACATGAGCATCGCTGTCATGATGCAGGTGACAAAAAACTTCACTCGTTGATCTCCTCCAGTTGCCCTTCGGTTTCGAGATACTCCTCCTGCAAGCACTGCTTCATCTCGTCCGTTGCGTTCCACATGCCGCGGCTGATCGCTTCGAGCAGTTTGTCGAGAATGTTCTGGCGGGCGTAGGGGTTGACCTCCTCCATCCACTTTTTCATCTCCTCGTCGAAGACATACTTCCCGGCCACGCGCTCGTACATCCAGTCATCGACCACCTCGGCGGTGGCGTCCCAGCCGAGAATGATGTCGAGCACCTTGGAGATGTCGCCAGCCCCTTTGTAGCCGTGCCGCTTGAGGCCGTCGAGCCACTTGGGATTGAGCAGGCGGGAGCGGAAAATGTGCTTTGCCTCCTCGAAGGTGGTGCGCACCTGCGCCCGGTTCGGATCGGAGCTGTCGCCCATGAAGGCTTCGGGCAGTTCGCCGCCGCGCTGACTTTTGGCCGCCGTGATGAGACCGCCGTAGTAGTTGTAGTAGTCGGTGCAGGAGAACATGTCGTACTCGCGGCTGTCCTCGTTCTTGACCGTGGCGTCCATGCGGGAGAGCACCCGCCTGAAGGTGTCGGGCTTCTGCTGGCCGTACGATCCGCGCCCGTAGGCGTGGGACGAGTAGCGGATGTAGTTGGCCGCAAGGTCGTCCTGCGTCTGCCAGTTTTTCGATTCGATCAGCTCCGAAACGCCCGCCCCGTAGGTGCCGGGAGGGCAGCCGAAGACGCGGAACGACGCTTCGCGCAGCGCCTCCTCGTCGTTCATGCCCTGCCTCCGGTACTCCTCGACGTCGGCAAGCACGTTACGGCGCAAGAGGTTGCTTTCGGGCGGTTCGTCGAGCGCGGCGACCATTCTGACCGCATCGTCGATACGCTCGACCAGCAGCGGAAAGGCGTCGCGGAAAAAGCCGGAGATGCGGGGCGTCACATCGAGCCTCGGTCTGCCAAGTTCTTTGAGCGGAATGATTTCGACCCCCTGGACATAGCCGCTGCCCTTCTTCCAGACCGGTCGTACGCCCATGAGGTAAAAAATTTCGGCAAGATCGTCGCCGCCGGAGCGCATGGTCGCGCCGCCGAACAGGATGATGCCGATGTTGCGGGGATACGCCCCCTTCTCTTCGAGGTAGCGCTCGACGAGAGCGTCGCCGAGGCTGCACCCGACCTTCCAGGCTGCGGGCGTGGGAATCCGCTGGGGATCGATGGAGAAGAAGTTGCGCCCGGTCGGCAGAATGTCCGCCTGTCCGCGGGTGGGAGCGCCGGACGGGCCGGGATCGACAAAGCGCCCGGCAAAGCCTTTAAGGGATGCGTCGATCTCGTCGGTCACGCGCAGCAGACGTGGCACGAGGTCGTCACAGATGTAGCGGAGACCGGCCATCACATCGGGCGTCACGAGCGCCGACATTTCAGCCTGAACGGACTCCGGAGCATCCGGCAAGTAGCCTTTCGCCGAGAGCATTTTCACCATCGCGAGCGCATGGTCATGGGCGCGGCGAATCATCTCCCCGCCGGTCTCGGAGGTCGGACCGAACACCGGCTCCCCCTTTCGACGAAGCAGCTCGTCGTAGTCGAAGCCCATCGCCGTGACCATCGACTCGCGCAGCGACGGCACGCTGCCCTGTTCGAGGCGGGTGAGCTGCACGAGCAGCTCCACCAGCCGGTCGCCATCGGGAGCGACGCCCATCGTGTGCAGGCCATCGGAAACCATGGTATCGGCAATCTCGTCGAGCGCGGAGTGCAGTACTTCGAGAAATTTGTCGAAATCGGCAAACGCCTTTTCGCGGGTGTACCCGGTATCCTTGTCGAGATCGGCAGCGAGCACCGCGTCCCAGATCATTGGACGCAGGACGTCGAGCTTGCCGGGATCGCTGTTGCGAGCCTCGGCATAACTCCGCAGGTGGCCGTCGAGCACTGCCATCTCTTCGTACAGGTCGGCGTTGGTGAAGACCGGCGTCATGTGATCGATGATGCAGCAGTTCGAGCGCCGCTTGGCCTGCGTCCCTTCGCTCGGATTGTTGATGATGTAGGGGTAGATGTTCGGCAAATCCATGATCGACAGATCGGGATAGCACTCCTCCGACAGTCCGAGCGCCTTGCCCGGCAGCCATTCGAGCGAGCCGTGCGTGCCGACGTGCATCACGGCGTCGGCCTTGAAAACGTTCCTGATCCAGCGGTAGTGGGCCAGATAGTGATGCGGCGGCGGAATGTCCGGGTTGTGCAGCATCTGATCCTGACGCTCGAAGCTTCCCCGCGACGGCTGGATGGTGATGAACACGTTGCCGTTGATCGTGCCCGGAAAGAGCAGTTCCTCGTCATGCATGAACAGCTCTCCCGGCATCTCGCCCCAATCCTTCACCATCTTCTGCTTCACGGCTTCCGGCAACGCTTCGTGCCACGGCTGGTACAGCTCCCGGTTCGCTTTGGCTTCGGCTTTTGCGGCCATCTGATCCGGGGTGAGCCAGCGTCGGTCGCAGGTCATTCGGGTGACAAGCTCCTTTGCCAGCTCGTCGCCATTCTCGTACTGCCGCCCCACAACGTAGCCCTCCTCTTCCATCCGTTCGAGCAGCAGCCTGATGCTCTCGAAGCTGTCGAGACCGGATGCGCACCCGATACGGTCATTGCGTGGCGGGTAGTGGTGGAAGATGATGGCGATGCGCTTGTCATCGTTGGGCTTGCGGCGAAGCGCGGCCCAGCGGAGCGCCATGTCAGCCAGCTTCGAGACGCGCTCTTCGAGCGGCATGATCCTGAGCACTTCGCCGCCGGTCAGCGGATCGATGCCCATCCTCTCGCGTGTCGAAAAGGGCACGGTCATGAGAGCGCCGTCGAACTCGGGCTGCGCGGCGTTGAAGGAGACCTCCATCGTGCCCAGGCCCTGAATGCTCTCCCTCCACTGCTCGCGAGTCTGAAAGGTGTTGAAAGCTTGCAGGAATGGCACGTCGAGACCCGGCAAAATGGTGCGGTAATCGGGCGAGGCCATCGAGAGGGCAAAAAGCATCGGATTGATGAGTACGTCGATGCGGCTCGTGCCGTCCGGGCGGCGGAAGAAGTGCCCGGCCACGAAATCGGCCCCCTTGTTTCCCCGAATCACGTCGCGGTAGCGGTGGTGGAAAACGGCGATGATGTTGGCCCCACGCTCTTCGACCTGGCGGATGAGATAATCGTAAGCAGCCAGGTCGCCATCGACGAAGTAGTTCTGGTAGAACCAGAGTCCGACCGTGGGTTTCGACGGATCGACGTGCTTTTCAAGGTACCCCTCGAAATCGTCGAAGGCCGACCAGTCGGGATGATAGATACCCTCGTGAGGCATCTCGACCGGCTTCTCCGCATCGTTTTCGCCGCCATGGATCAGATGGCAGAGATAACGGAGCATGTTGGCCACGTTGATCGCGCCGCCGTTCTGGATGTAGCGCCGGAGCCTGTCGCCCGCTTCGGTGCCGTACAGGGCGCTGTGCTGCTGGGCCAGTTCGGCAGCTTCGTCGTCACCGCCTCCTGCCGGAATCATGATGAGCGGTGTTGCCTGGCCCGCTTCGCGCCGTTCGGCTAACGCTTCGAGAAAAGCGTCGAAAGCGGGAAAGGAGGCCTTGCCGCCCATGAGACGGATAATGACCGCATCCGACGAGGCGGCGGCGCGGGCGAACGCTGCAATCTGCTCCGGCGAGGAGAGCTGCGCGGCGATGCGGGCCTTGAGTTCCGCCTGGCCACCCCCGTCGTTGTAACGCCTGAGTCCGGCGCTGAGCGTGGAGATTTCGGAGGGGTTGACGCAGAAATAGCAGAGCGAGATTGGTTTCATGATGGTATCTCTCCGTTGTACAGACAATAGTCGTAGATGGTTCGATAGAGGTCGCAGCTCAGACCGGCCCCGTCAGCGCCGTTGTAGTGAAGCCTCGACGGACAGTCGCCGGGGCAACGCCCCTGAAGCCCGCATCCGGCGCACTTTTCAAGCTCAGGCAACCGCCCGTCGGGCAGCGCTGTGTCGAACATGCGGGGATGATCGAGCGTACCGAGGTGGAAGCGGGCATCTCCGAGTGCTTGGGTGCAGGGATAGAGTTCGCCACGCGGCGTGACGGCGAGGCTCGATCCGGTGCAGGCCTGGCAGTAGGGACGGGCTTCAGCGCGCCCGAGAGCCGCAAGCACCGTCTGCCGCTCACGCAGGATGAGTGGACGGCTCCGCTGCGCATTCAGCACATCGAGCGTGGCGAGCAGGCGAGTGACGCCACTGCGGATCGTGACGGCATCCGGTGGCTGCACGCCGATTTTCGCCGTCACGGAGCCTTTTTGCACCAGCAAATCCAAACCGATTGCCGAGGCCATCGGCATCGAGTGCAGCGCCATGGCAAGCGTTGACAGCACTGGCGTATTGAGCGACATTAACACCGTTGTGACCGAAAATGGCACCCGTTCGCTGTCGAGCATGGAGAGCGCTTTCCAAGTCGCCGCGCCCTGGCCGCGAAGCTGCTCCTGAATGGTGGGCAGTCCATCGACGCTGACGCCGACAGCGGTGCCGAACAATTGCAAACGGCGGGCACACTCCCGGTCAAGCAGCACGCCGTTGGTCTGGATGGCGGTGGTAGCGGGCAGATTGTTGTTTCTGATATACTCCAGAATCCCGAAAACAAGCTCTCCGGCAAGCAGCGGCTCACCGCCGGTCAGTTGCACATGGAAGGGCTGGTTCGATGCGGCCACCAGGTCGAGCGCACGCAGAGCCGTCTCAAGCTCCATCATCTCTCCCTGACCGTTGCCGCCACCTTCGTAGCAATAGGCGCAATCGAGGTTACATGCCGTGGTGACGACGAGCATGAGCGATGAAATCCGGTGATTGTTCAATACAAATCCTCTTTGATTCGGCATTCGGGAAAAAAGCGTTGTAACGCCCGTTTCTGCCGCTCGACCTTCCCGATCCACTCGCCAAGGGAGCTGAACGCGAGTTCGAACACGACGTTGTCCGGCTCGATGAGATCGAACAGCTCGCCAAGCATGGAGTGCGAAAAAGGCTCGTGACGATCCAGATCGCGTACATGGCGGAGAGCGATGGAGAAGCGCTGCCAGAAATCGTGAGCGCCGCCAAAAGGATCAGCATTGGCAAATCCGGCCTTGGCCGCTTCACCCGACAGACTCTTGCTCAGATGCACCGCCCTGATGAGCTTGCGATAGTCACCGAGCCGCTCAACCTCGCGCAAAAGAAAAGCAATCGCCTCCTCTTCGGTTCGCAACTCCTGATTCTTGTTCAGAATATGGCCGGTATCGAGCACGATGCCGCACTTCGGCCACCGGACTTTCGAGAGCAACCGGTCGATTTCGTCCGTGCTGTCGAGCCGGAAATTGCCAGGCCACCAGAGATTCTCGAACAGAATCCAGCCGTCGTATGGAGTGTCGCGCACCACCTCGTTGATGATTTCAGCGGAAAGATCGACGGTTTCTTGCCAACTCCACGGGGGTTGCCAGTTGAAGACGTACTCCAGCTCGTAGTGAACCGGATGGAATACCACATAGGGCACGCCGAAACGGGCCGCCAGTTCGAGCTGTGAACGATAGCATGAAATCACCGCCTCCCGGTTCACCCCGCCGTAGTAGTGGCGCACGGTTTCCTCGCTGTCGAAGATGCGGAGCAACCCCTCCCGGTCGTCGCGCCATATCTGGCGCAGCATGACGAAAAAGCGCAGATGAATTCCCCCGACGATCTCTTTCGGAATTGCCGTGCAGTCGTATGCGCCTGCCGGGTACAGCTCGAAGCCGTCCATGCCGGTGCGCCGGAGCAGCGATGCCGCCTCGCTCCAGTTCGGCCCGGCGATGTCCAGATCGGAGCCATGCGTACTGATGTTGAGCAGCCAGTTCACGGCGTTTCCTCCTCGCGCTTTCCGGTTTCATCGACCTGGCAGGCATCGTGCAAGCGCCCGTTTCGCGCAAGCAAAAGTTCGGCGTCGATCCGGTCGAAAAAGCGCTTCCGGCGAAGTTTTTCCACCTCGATCAGCATGGAGGCTCCATCGAGGCCTTCGCCGGTGGCCTCCTCCCAGCGGTAGTGATCGACTGGTGGCAGACAGATAAAAGACACGTCGCGCCCGCACGCCGCAACGGCAACCTGCTCGATGGAACGGGAGCCGAGCACGGCCCGGTCGGCCTCGTCGAATCCGGTCGCGGACACCACCACCAGATCGCACCCCTCTTTGGCGAGCGCCGTTACCGCTTCCGGGTGGTGGCACTCCTCCGGGGAAAGCAGCGTCAGGCGCAGATGGTCGAGATCGATCAGCACGAACTCGTCACGTTCCGGTTGTCGCCGGTACACACTTCCATCCGGGCAGCAGCAGGTCAGCTCGCTCACTCCGTCCGTATCCACAAGGCCAGCACAGAACACCGTACCATGCACCCGTGCCGCATTCAGCAGAAAACCGCTCGCCGTCACCCGGTCGGAAACCCTGAGCATCGGCAGCACCACTACCAGCCCGGCAGCCCTCTGACGGCCATGCAAGAAGCTGTCGAGAACTGACACATCGCCCGACTCCGGAGAGTGTTCATGCAGGCAGTGTACCTGCACCGGAGCGGGTTCGGGCAGTCCGTGCCACTTCGTCATATCGGTGGCATAGCGCATGTCGAGATAGAGCGAACGGTAGCGCTCCGGAGTCCTTGCAGCGAGACGCTCACGGCTCGGCGAAATCAGGCGACCCTTTGAAAGGGGGAGTTCGACATGAAACACTGCGGAGTCCGGCGAGCTGTACTCGGCAATAACCGAACCATCAGAAGCGTAGGCACAGGAAAAGGCATCGAAACACTCCATCGTGCGATCTTTGCCCGTGCGGTTGCAAGCCACCAGAGCGCAGCCGTTTTCACGCGCCCGCGCCCGCCAAAGCTCCCGTGGATCGAGCGAGCCTCCAGGCCAGTTGGCCGAAACCAGCAAGAGATCGGCACCACGCAGAGCGGCTGTTCTCGGAATGAGTCCGTAGTAGGTGTCGGAGCAGATAAGCACGGCAGCTTTACCCCATGGCGTCTCGAAAATACTCTCCTGCAAAGGCGATCCCTGGCAAGCCCAGCGAGCCTCGGCGGTCACTTTCCGATAATTGAGATGCCGCTTTCCGTCCGGGCCGAGCACGGCGACGGAGTTATAGAAAATACCGGTGAGCGGATCGGTTTCGGGATAACCGAACACGATGTAACAGCCTTCGGCTTCGGCGATTTCGGCCATCGCCCGCACCGACGGGCCATGCTGCGTTTCGGCAACAGCGGCGACCTCTTTCGGCGACCGGAAGCTGTAGCCGCTGACGGCCAACTCGGTGTTCACGATAATCCTTGCACCCGCTTCAGCCGCCTGCCGGTTGAGGCGGATCAGCTCCCGGCGGTTGTGCTCCGGCTCGCCATGCCGGACTGCCAGATGGACAAGCGCGATGTTCAGTCGTTCCATTTGTCGGCGTACCCCAGCGCCCATGCGGTTGTGATGAATGAAAGCAGTGCCTCTCGACCGGCGCTCCAACTGACCGCTTCAAGCTGTTCGGCATACGTTGCGATCCGCTCCTGCCGGTGCGAAACCGCCGCCGCGAAGAGCGCACCCTGCATGACGAAAATCTCGCCCATGCAGGAGTCGGGCAACAGACCCCAAGCGTGTTTATCGTACAGATGCACCAGCGCGCACGCCGCAGCCACCGTCATGGAGTCGCGGTCAAGGCCTGCGAAATTTTTCCTGAACACCTCACGATCGTCCGGCGACAACCGCCCGGAAACCATCTCCATCACCTCTTCCCTCTTCG
This genomic window from Chlorobaculum limnaeum contains:
- a CDS encoding TonB-dependent receptor, whose protein sequence is MKFFVTCIMTAMLMSVALSDVVCASGRGDETVVIGQADIASMQASDTPDLLNRIPGVKATETSVSIRGSYQVKVLVDGRSINDPTSYSGAVKWSMIPVERIGKIVVHKGRGGVAFGDNTEGGVIEITTRQSSRFGGTVDLHAGNHGAKNGEITLQGGIDRFSATLSAGAREYDGFTVNDDLKERRAGLRLDFKGDSGTELFLSGDYSKQKKGLRGYPETRTPNSRMNYEDSSMLFGARFNGLDSRSWYRETTTRNSDSDRDFFSQLRVKSVGQTLKRKVSLPLLGELQAGAGFEWQQASGTAIDEQEEEQGWLLFSKRFSQSNGPWSAVAGIRGNLYSTFSNTVNPELGVTWSRKPWKIELNSGSSSNLPTFRQRYNETSTTRSNPDLQMERAMKTGLALSFTPSEKLNWELSLFRRDITDRITYVRAVDNTGRYENFGEVIYQGLESSLTWKPAAWLELTPSYLYLHARNEETGLWLPAIPFHTLSGQIALKPFSRLSIRADLKYTGQAYSRTDNVETLPGYGLVDLRVDYRPGAMQLYVDVDNLLDREYLYVDGYDAPPREWEVGMNYTF
- the cobN gene encoding cobaltochelatase subunit CobN; its protein translation is MKPISLCYFCVNPSEISTLSAGLRRYNDGGGQAELKARIAAQLSSPEQIAAFARAAASSDAVIIRLMGGKASFPAFDAFLEALAERREAGQATPLIMIPAGGGDDEAAELAQQHSALYGTEAGDRLRRYIQNGGAINVANMLRYLCHLIHGGENDAEKPVEMPHEGIYHPDWSAFDDFEGYLEKHVDPSKPTVGLWFYQNYFVDGDLAAYDYLIRQVEERGANIIAVFHHRYRDVIRGNKGADFVAGHFFRRPDGTSRIDVLINPMLFALSMASPDYRTILPGLDVPFLQAFNTFQTREQWRESIQGLGTMEVSFNAAQPEFDGALMTVPFSTRERMGIDPLTGGEVLRIMPLEERVSKLADMALRWAALRRKPNDDKRIAIIFHHYPPRNDRIGCASGLDSFESIRLLLERMEEEGYVVGRQYENGDELAKELVTRMTCDRRWLTPDQMAAKAEAKANRELYQPWHEALPEAVKQKMVKDWGEMPGELFMHDEELLFPGTINGNVFITIQPSRGSFERQDQMLHNPDIPPPHHYLAHYRWIRNVFKADAVMHVGTHGSLEWLPGKALGLSEECYPDLSIMDLPNIYPYIINNPSEGTQAKRRSNCCIIDHMTPVFTNADLYEEMAVLDGHLRSYAEARNSDPGKLDVLRPMIWDAVLAADLDKDTGYTREKAFADFDKFLEVLHSALDEIADTMVSDGLHTMGVAPDGDRLVELLVQLTRLEQGSVPSLRESMVTAMGFDYDELLRRKGEPVFGPTSETGGEMIRRAHDHALAMVKMLSAKGYLPDAPESVQAEMSALVTPDVMAGLRYICDDLVPRLLRVTDEIDASLKGFAGRFVDPGPSGAPTRGQADILPTGRNFFSIDPQRIPTPAAWKVGCSLGDALVERYLEEKGAYPRNIGIILFGGATMRSGGDDLAEIFYLMGVRPVWKKGSGYVQGVEIIPLKELGRPRLDVTPRISGFFRDAFPLLVERIDDAVRMVAALDEPPESNLLRRNVLADVEEYRRQGMNDEEALREASFRVFGCPPGTYGAGVSELIESKNWQTQDDLAANYIRYSSHAYGRGSYGQQKPDTFRRVLSRMDATVKNEDSREYDMFSCTDYYNYYGGLITAAKSQRGGELPEAFMGDSSDPNRAQVRTTFEEAKHIFRSRLLNPKWLDGLKRHGYKGAGDISKVLDIILGWDATAEVVDDWMYERVAGKYVFDEEMKKWMEEVNPYARQNILDKLLEAISRGMWNATDEMKQCLQEEYLETEGQLEEINE
- a CDS encoding radical SAM/SPASM domain-containing protein; the encoded protein is MNNHRISSLMLVVTTACNLDCAYCYEGGGNGQGEMMELETALRALDLVAASNQPFHVQLTGGEPLLAGELVFGILEYIRNNNLPATTAIQTNGVLLDRECARRLQLFGTAVGVSVDGLPTIQEQLRGQGAATWKALSMLDSERVPFSVTTVLMSLNTPVLSTLAMALHSMPMASAIGLDLLVQKGSVTAKIGVQPPDAVTIRSGVTRLLATLDVLNAQRSRPLILRERQTVLAALGRAEARPYCQACTGSSLAVTPRGELYPCTQALGDARFHLGTLDHPRMFDTALPDGRLPELEKCAGCGLQGRCPGDCPSRLHYNGADGAGLSCDLYRTIYDYCLYNGEIPS
- a CDS encoding TIM barrel protein, whose amino-acid sequence is MNWLLNISTHGSDLDIAGPNWSEAASLLRRTGMDGFELYPAGAYDCTAIPKEIVGGIHLRFFVMLRQIWRDDREGLLRIFDSEETVRHYYGGVNREAVISCYRSQLELAARFGVPYVVFHPVHYELEYVFNWQPPWSWQETVDLSAEIINEVVRDTPYDGWILFENLWWPGNFRLDSTDEIDRLLSKVRWPKCGIVLDTGHILNKNQELRTEEEAIAFLLREVERLGDYRKLIRAVHLSKSLSGEAAKAGFANADPFGGAHDFWQRFSIALRHVRDLDRHEPFSHSMLGELFDLIEPDNVVFELAFSSLGEWIGKVERQKRALQRFFPECRIKEDLY
- a CDS encoding nitrilase-related carbon-nitrogen hydrolase — its product is MERLNIALVHLAVRHGEPEHNRRELIRLNRQAAEAGARIIVNTELAVSGYSFRSPKEVAAVAETQHGPSVRAMAEIAEAEGCYIVFGYPETDPLTGIFYNSVAVLGPDGKRHLNYRKVTAEARWACQGSPLQESIFETPWGKAAVLICSDTYYGLIPRTAALRGADLLLVSANWPGGSLDPRELWRARARENGCALVACNRTGKDRTMECFDAFSCAYASDGSVIAEYSSPDSAVFHVELPLSKGRLISPSRERLAARTPERYRSLYLDMRYATDMTKWHGLPEPAPVQVHCLHEHSPESGDVSVLDSFLHGRQRAAGLVVVLPMLRVSDRVTASGFLLNAARVHGTVFCAGLVDTDGVSELTCCCPDGSVYRRQPERDEFVLIDLDHLRLTLLSPEECHHPEAVTALAKEGCDLVVVSATGFDEADRAVLGSRSIEQVAVAACGRDVSFICLPPVDHYRWEEATGEGLDGASMLIEVEKLRRKRFFDRIDAELLLARNGRLHDACQVDETGKREEETP